The following are encoded together in the Serratia odorifera genome:
- a CDS encoding Arc family DNA-binding protein yields the protein MSEISTLTIKIPLELKEKIKAAALESQLSLSAEVCQRLEDSFAVAVTADAASKKAGALHHGEIDNQETEEAIEQPLSQKELKKLRQLLKTGVKNSKKK from the coding sequence ATGAGCGAGATATCGACACTGACTATTAAAATTCCTCTGGAATTAAAAGAAAAAATCAAAGCTGCGGCTCTGGAGAGTCAACTCTCGTTAAGTGCCGAAGTATGTCAACGCCTGGAAGACAGCTTTGCAGTAGCAGTCACTGCCGATGCGGCCAGCAAAAAAGCAGGCGCGCTGCACCACGGCGAAATTGATAATCAGGAAACCGAAGAAGCCATCGAACAGCCGTTAAGCCAGAAAGAACTCAAGAAGTTGCGCCAACTGTTAAAAACCGGCGTGAAGAACAGCAAGAAGAAATAA
- the araD gene encoding L-ribulose-5-phosphate 4-epimerase, which produces MLNELKQQVLEANLALPRHNLVTFTWGNVSGVDRQSGLMVIKPSGVEYPAMTLNDMVVVELESGKVVEGSKKPSSDTDTHRALYLDFASIGGIVHTHSRHATIWAQAGLDIPAWGTTHADYFYGDIPCTRLMYDDEIDGRYEWETGRVIIETFNQRQLDAAAVPAVLVHSHGPFAWGKDADTAVHNAVVLEEIAYMGIFSRQLVPGLPQMQQILLDKHYLRKHGKNAYYGQ; this is translated from the coding sequence ATGCTTAACGAACTAAAACAACAGGTGCTGGAGGCCAACCTGGCATTGCCGCGCCATAATCTGGTCACCTTTACCTGGGGCAACGTCAGCGGCGTCGACCGCCAGTCGGGCCTGATGGTGATAAAACCCTCCGGCGTTGAATATCCGGCAATGACGCTCAATGACATGGTGGTGGTTGAACTGGAAAGCGGCAAGGTGGTGGAGGGCAGTAAAAAACCCTCTTCCGATACTGACACCCATCGCGCACTGTATCTCGACTTCGCATCGATTGGCGGCATTGTGCATACCCATTCTCGTCATGCCACCATCTGGGCGCAGGCCGGACTGGACATTCCCGCCTGGGGCACCACCCATGCCGATTATTTCTATGGCGACATTCCCTGTACCCGTCTGATGTACGACGACGAAATCGACGGTCGTTACGAATGGGAAACCGGCCGGGTGATTATTGAAACCTTCAACCAGCGTCAGTTGGATGCGGCAGCGGTACCGGCGGTGCTGGTGCATTCTCACGGCCCGTTTGCCTGGGGAAAAGACGCCGACACAGCGGTGCATAATGCGGTGGTGCTGGAAGAAATAGCCTATATGGGGATTTTTTCGCGCCAGCTGGTGCCCGGTTTGCCACAGATGCAGCAAATCCTGCTGGATAAACATTACCTGCGCAAGCACGGTAAAAACGCCTACTATGGCCAGTAA
- a CDS encoding DUF2291 family protein, which translates to MSMRIALAAAVMLTLSGCRIVSQQKLAELQAPVNPHLAQAGEIYRQQIAPQVVNSALPLAELMKRIEQAKDFDGACQQLGYRAQPEFPCHFTTVVSGEIVAINSRSRSGRVTIKPDGAPLGAVEVQIGPVYRGTVLRDGYRGLNYGDFNDQTLFGEFGKAINQASIEGLGGFKPTVGEKITVYGVFSSWQMPAEPLLLTPVRIQPQGGL; encoded by the coding sequence ATGTCCATGCGCATTGCGCTGGCGGCCGCGGTCATGCTGACGCTCAGCGGCTGCCGTATCGTTTCACAACAAAAGTTGGCGGAGTTGCAAGCGCCGGTCAATCCCCATCTGGCGCAGGCGGGCGAGATCTATCGCCAGCAGATTGCGCCGCAGGTGGTCAACAGCGCGTTGCCATTGGCCGAGCTGATGAAGCGGATTGAACAGGCGAAAGATTTCGACGGCGCCTGCCAGCAGTTGGGCTATCGCGCCCAGCCGGAATTTCCTTGTCACTTCACTACCGTGGTCAGCGGTGAGATCGTCGCCATTAATAGCCGTTCGCGCAGCGGGCGGGTAACCATCAAGCCGGACGGTGCGCCGTTGGGTGCCGTGGAGGTGCAGATTGGCCCGGTGTATCGCGGCACCGTATTGCGTGACGGCTATCGCGGCTTGAACTACGGCGATTTCAACGATCAAACGTTGTTTGGCGAATTTGGCAAGGCGATCAATCAGGCGTCGATTGAGGGACTGGGCGGCTTCAAGCCAACGGTCGGTGAAAAAATTACCGTGTATGGCGTGTTCAGCAGTTGGCAGATGCCTGCCGAACCCTTGCTGCTGACGCCGGTGCGCATCCAACCGCAGGGGGGACTATGA
- the pyrF gene encoding orotidine-5'-phosphate decarboxylase, with translation MKSENKTNNKGLKSSPIIVALDYADKNAALAFADRIDPQHCRLKVGKEMFTLFGPQLVNDLHQRGFDVFLDLKFHDIPNTTARAVAAAAELGVWMVNVHASGGARMMTAAKEALQAYGADAPLLIAVTVLTSMEADDLRGVGIDLEPAAQAERLARLTRDCGLDGVVCSAQEAERLKAACGREFQLVTPGIRPAGSAAGDQRRVMTPQQALAAGVDYMVIGRPITQSADPAATLAAIRASLA, from the coding sequence ATGAAGTCGGAAAATAAAACCAATAACAAGGGCTTAAAATCGTCGCCGATTATCGTTGCGCTGGATTACGCCGATAAAAATGCGGCGCTGGCCTTTGCCGATCGCATTGACCCGCAACACTGTCGGTTAAAAGTGGGCAAAGAGATGTTTACGCTGTTCGGGCCACAGTTGGTCAACGACCTGCATCAGCGTGGCTTTGACGTCTTTCTGGATTTGAAATTCCATGACATTCCCAATACCACCGCGCGCGCGGTGGCTGCCGCCGCCGAACTGGGTGTGTGGATGGTCAACGTGCATGCCAGCGGCGGTGCGCGCATGATGACCGCCGCCAAAGAGGCGTTGCAAGCTTATGGCGCCGACGCGCCGTTGCTGATTGCGGTCACCGTGCTGACCAGCATGGAGGCCGACGATCTGCGCGGCGTCGGTATCGATCTCGAGCCGGCGGCGCAGGCGGAGCGTCTGGCTCGCCTGACGCGCGATTGCGGTCTGGATGGCGTAGTCTGTTCCGCGCAGGAGGCTGAACGACTGAAGGCCGCCTGTGGTCGCGAATTTCAGCTGGTGACGCCGGGCATCCGCCCGGCAGGCAGTGCCGCCGGCGATCAACGCCGGGTGATGACGCCGCAACAGGCGTTGGCTGCCGGTGTCGATTACATGGTGATTGGCCGGCCAATCACCCAATCAGCCGATCCGGCCGCGACGCTGGCCGCCATTCGCGCCTCATTGGCGTAA
- a CDS encoding sugar ABC transporter ATP-binding protein — translation MNSPVIIETHNVSRLYPGVTALDNVNYRVLRNQVNVLIGENGAGKSTMMKLLAGVERPSSGTIELDGQRLELSSTQQAEKHGISIIFQELNLFPNLSVMDNIFMANEFFQRGRINVEYQYQLAKALLARLELDIDPHMPLGNLAIGHQQLVEIARALAKDTRVLIMDEPTSALSQAEVRTLFSVIADLKKRGVTLIYISHRLEELMEIGDHITVFRDGRFVASEPVANVSIPWIIEKMVGEKKKQFDYQPAPQGEEVLRVEHLTLPHENGGYRLNDVSFSLRKGEVIGIYGLLGAGRTELFKVINGVMSHSDGRIFLNGKTVERLSFRQRMADGMVMVPEDRQAEGLVQMMSIGANMTLASHGWNAIAPIRRTAEAAALNGMIEKLAIKVSDADLPVTSLSGGNQQKVVLGKALLTGPQVVFLDEPTRGIDVGAKTDVYHLIGAMARQGLAVMFSSSELDEVVSLADRVMVMADGRLTADLPREQADRETLIRASTPHA, via the coding sequence ATGAACAGTCCGGTCATCATTGAAACCCATAACGTCTCGCGGCTCTATCCTGGCGTTACCGCGCTGGATAACGTCAATTATCGGGTGTTGCGTAATCAGGTCAACGTACTGATTGGTGAAAACGGCGCCGGTAAGTCCACCATGATGAAACTGTTGGCCGGCGTTGAACGGCCGTCGTCCGGCACCATCGAACTGGACGGGCAGCGCCTCGAACTGTCGTCTACCCAGCAGGCGGAAAAACACGGCATCAGCATCATTTTTCAGGAGTTGAACCTGTTTCCCAACCTGTCGGTGATGGACAACATCTTTATGGCCAACGAGTTCTTTCAACGCGGGCGTATCAACGTCGAGTACCAATATCAGCTGGCGAAGGCGCTACTGGCGAGGCTGGAACTGGACATCGATCCGCATATGCCGCTTGGCAATCTGGCGATTGGCCATCAGCAGTTGGTGGAGATCGCCCGCGCGTTGGCCAAGGACACCCGGGTGTTGATCATGGATGAACCGACCTCGGCGCTCAGCCAGGCGGAAGTCCGCACCTTGTTCAGCGTGATTGCGGACTTGAAGAAACGCGGCGTGACGTTGATTTATATCTCCCACCGACTGGAGGAACTGATGGAGATCGGCGATCACATTACGGTGTTTCGCGATGGCCGCTTTGTCGCTAGCGAACCGGTGGCCAACGTCAGCATTCCCTGGATCATTGAAAAAATGGTCGGCGAAAAGAAAAAGCAGTTCGATTACCAGCCTGCACCCCAGGGCGAGGAAGTTTTGCGGGTCGAACATCTGACCCTGCCGCATGAAAACGGCGGCTACCGGCTTAATGACGTCAGCTTTTCGCTGCGTAAAGGGGAAGTGATCGGCATTTATGGCCTGTTGGGCGCGGGGCGCACTGAACTGTTCAAGGTGATCAATGGCGTGATGAGCCACAGTGACGGGCGTATTTTTCTCAATGGCAAAACGGTCGAGCGCCTGAGCTTCCGCCAGAGAATGGCCGACGGCATGGTGATGGTGCCCGAAGATCGTCAGGCGGAAGGGTTGGTGCAGATGATGTCGATTGGCGCCAACATGACGCTGGCCAGCCACGGCTGGAATGCCATTGCGCCGATTCGCCGCACTGCCGAAGCGGCGGCGCTGAACGGCATGATCGAAAAACTGGCGATAAAAGTCAGCGATGCAGACCTGCCCGTCACCTCGCTCAGCGGCGGTAACCAGCAGAAAGTGGTGCTTGGCAAGGCACTGTTGACCGGGCCGCAGGTGGTGTTTCTGGATGAGCCGACGCGCGGTATCGACGTTGGCGCCAAGACCGATGTCTACCACCTGATTGGCGCCATGGCACGGCAAGGACTGGCGGTGATGTTTTCCTCTTCGGAACTGGATGAGGTGGTGTCGCTGGCGGATCGGGTAATGGTAATGGCTGACGGCCGATTGACCGCCGATTTGCCGCGTGAACAGGCCGATCGAGAAACGCTGATTCGCGCCTCAACTCCGCACGCATAA
- a CDS encoding D-ribose ABC transporter substrate-binding protein produces MRKIATILTLFAGVAALSAQAAEKGTIAILVNSLDNPYYSAEAKGAANKAKALGYQTLVLSHGEDVKRQGELISLVIGRKVQGILLDNADSQASVAAVQQAKNAGIPVVLINREIPVDGVALAQITHNNFQAGSDVANQFVEKMGESGKYAELTCNLADNNCVTRSKSFHNVIDQYPQMVSVARQDAKGNLLEGKRIMDSILQAHPDVKGVICGNGPVALGVVASLKAAGRQDVTVVGIDGSNDERDAIVNGDLYASVMLQAQAIASQGVEILDAYFTSGSYSGKERIMFRGIPIDKSNAQKVKDFNFTP; encoded by the coding sequence ATGAGAAAGATAGCAACGATCCTGACGTTATTCGCCGGTGTTGCCGCGTTGTCCGCGCAAGCGGCGGAAAAGGGCACCATCGCCATTCTGGTCAATTCGCTCGATAACCCGTATTACTCCGCCGAAGCCAAAGGGGCGGCAAACAAAGCCAAGGCGCTTGGCTATCAGACCCTGGTGCTGTCGCACGGCGAGGACGTCAAGCGCCAGGGGGAACTGATAAGCCTGGTTATTGGCCGTAAAGTGCAGGGCATTCTGTTGGACAACGCCGATTCACAGGCTAGCGTCGCCGCAGTGCAACAGGCTAAAAATGCCGGTATTCCCGTGGTGCTGATCAACCGCGAGATCCCGGTTGATGGCGTGGCGTTGGCACAAATCACCCACAACAACTTCCAGGCTGGCTCTGACGTGGCTAACCAGTTCGTCGAAAAAATGGGGGAGAGCGGAAAATATGCCGAACTGACCTGCAACCTGGCGGACAACAATTGCGTTACGCGATCCAAATCGTTCCACAATGTGATTGACCAATATCCGCAGATGGTCAGCGTGGCGCGTCAGGATGCCAAGGGCAACCTGTTGGAAGGTAAGCGCATCATGGATAGCATCTTGCAGGCGCACCCGGACGTCAAGGGCGTGATCTGCGGCAACGGGCCGGTGGCTCTGGGGGTAGTGGCGTCGTTAAAGGCCGCTGGACGTCAGGATGTCACGGTGGTTGGTATTGACGGCAGCAATGATGAGCGTGATGCGATAGTCAACGGCGATCTCTACGCCAGCGTGATGTTGCAGGCGCAGGCGATTGCCAGCCAGGGGGTGGAAATCCTTGACGCTTACTTCACTTCCGGCAGCTACAGCGGCAAGGAACGCATTATGTTCCGTGGCATTCCGATCGACAAAAGCAATGCGCAGAAGGTGAAAGACTTCAACTTCACGCCATAA
- a CDS encoding ABC transporter permease → MQTKYRLYMYLLQARTFIALLLVVLFFSSMVPNFLTVSNLLIMTQHVAITGLLAVGMTLVILTGGIDLSVGAVAGVCGMIAGALLTVGVPLWGDNLLFLNVFEVCGVVVLLGLLFGLINGTLITKLGVAPFICTLGAMYVARGAALLTADGKTYPNLVGMEALGNTGFATLGSGSLFGIYNPIWLMMAVVVLGIYITKKTPLGRYIYAIGGNEPAARLSGVPIVKVKLFVYAFSGMCAALVGLVIASQLQTAHPMTGNMFEMDAIGATVLGGTALSGGRGRVFGSIIGAFVIVFLADGLVMMGVSEFWQMVIKGLVIVTAVVIDQFQQRLQSKVTLMQRHEKKTAQPLTEVSHG, encoded by the coding sequence ATGCAAACCAAATATCGACTGTATATGTATTTGCTACAGGCGCGCACCTTTATTGCATTGCTGCTGGTGGTGCTGTTCTTCAGCAGTATGGTGCCTAACTTCCTGACGGTATCCAACCTGTTGATCATGACGCAGCATGTCGCGATTACCGGTCTGCTGGCGGTGGGTATGACACTGGTGATCCTCACCGGCGGCATCGATCTGTCGGTCGGGGCGGTGGCTGGCGTATGTGGCATGATCGCAGGCGCGCTGCTGACGGTCGGCGTGCCGCTATGGGGCGACAATCTGCTGTTTCTTAACGTGTTTGAAGTGTGCGGCGTGGTGGTATTACTGGGACTGCTGTTCGGTCTGATAAACGGCACGCTGATTACCAAACTGGGGGTTGCGCCGTTTATCTGTACCCTGGGCGCCATGTACGTGGCGCGCGGCGCGGCGCTGCTGACCGCCGACGGTAAAACCTACCCCAATCTGGTGGGCATGGAGGCGCTCGGCAACACCGGCTTTGCCACGCTGGGATCGGGCTCGCTGTTCGGTATTTACAATCCGATCTGGCTGATGATGGCGGTGGTCGTGCTGGGCATCTATATCACCAAGAAAACGCCGCTTGGTCGTTATATCTATGCCATCGGCGGCAATGAGCCGGCGGCACGGCTGTCCGGCGTGCCGATCGTCAAGGTAAAGCTGTTCGTTTATGCCTTCTCTGGCATGTGCGCCGCGCTGGTCGGGCTGGTGATTGCCTCACAGTTGCAAACCGCCCACCCGATGACCGGCAACATGTTCGAGATGGATGCCATCGGCGCCACGGTGCTGGGAGGCACCGCCTTGAGTGGCGGTCGTGGACGGGTATTTGGCTCGATCATCGGCGCGTTTGTCATCGTTTTTCTGGCCGATGGTCTGGTGATGATGGGCGTCAGCGAGTTCTGGCAGATGGTAATCAAAGGGCTGGTGATCGTCACGGCGGTGGTGATTGACCAATTCCAGCAGCGTTTGCAGAGCAAAGTCACGCTGATGCAACGTCACGAAAAAAAGACAGCACAACCATTAACCGAGGTGAGCCATGGCTAG
- the lapB gene encoding lipopolysaccharide assembly protein LapB has product MSELLFLLLPVAAAYGWYMGRRSAQQDKQQEANRLSREYVAGVNFLLSNQQDKAVDLFLDMLKEDSNTVEAHLTLGNLFRSRGEVDRAIRIHQALMESASLTFEQRLLAVQQLGRDYMAAGLYDRAEDMFSQLTDETDFRISALQQLLVIHQATSDWQKAIDVAERLVKLGKDKQRIEIAHFYCELALQAMGSDDLDKAMSLLKRAASADKQCARVSIMFGRIYMAQGEFGKAVESLKRVLDQDKELVSETLPMLHECYEQLPQLQGAWAEFLKRCVEENTGATAELMLAEIIEQHEGREVVQVYINRQLQRHPTMRVFYHLMDYHLADAEDGRAKESLLLLRDMVGEQIRTKPRYRCHKCGFTAHSLYWHCPSCRAWASVKPIRGLDGQ; this is encoded by the coding sequence ATGTCAGAGCTGCTGTTTCTGTTGCTGCCCGTCGCCGCCGCCTATGGCTGGTATATGGGCCGCAGAAGCGCTCAGCAGGATAAACAGCAAGAGGCCAACCGACTGTCGCGCGAATACGTCGCCGGGGTCAACTTCTTGCTTTCCAACCAGCAGGACAAAGCGGTCGATCTGTTTCTCGATATGTTGAAAGAGGACAGTAACACCGTCGAGGCTCACCTGACGTTGGGTAACCTGTTCCGTTCGCGCGGCGAAGTCGATCGCGCCATTCGTATCCATCAGGCTTTGATGGAAAGCGCCTCATTGACCTTCGAACAGCGTTTGCTGGCGGTGCAGCAGCTCGGTCGCGATTATATGGCCGCCGGGCTGTACGATCGCGCTGAGGATATGTTCAGCCAACTGACCGACGAAACCGACTTCCGTATTTCCGCACTGCAACAGCTGCTGGTCATCCATCAGGCGACCAGCGACTGGCAGAAGGCGATTGACGTGGCGGAAAGGCTGGTCAAACTGGGTAAAGACAAACAACGCATTGAAATTGCGCACTTCTACTGCGAACTGGCGTTGCAGGCGATGGGCAGCGACGATCTCGACAAGGCGATGAGCCTGTTGAAGCGCGCCGCGTCGGCGGACAAGCAGTGCGCACGCGTTTCGATCATGTTCGGCCGTATCTATATGGCGCAGGGAGAGTTCGGTAAAGCGGTAGAATCACTCAAGCGCGTGCTGGATCAGGACAAGGAACTGGTCAGCGAAACGCTGCCGATGCTGCACGAATGCTATGAGCAGTTGCCGCAGTTGCAGGGCGCATGGGCTGAATTCCTCAAACGTTGCGTGGAAGAGAACACCGGTGCCACTGCCGAACTGATGCTGGCCGAAATCATCGAACAGCATGAAGGGCGCGAGGTGGTGCAGGTCTATATCAATCGACAGCTGCAACGTCACCCCACCATGCGGGTGTTCTATCACCTGATGGATTACCACCTGGCGGATGCCGAGGACGGGCGCGCCAAAGAGAGTCTGTTGCTGCTGCGCGACATGGTTGGCGAACAGATCCGCACCAAACCACGTTATCGCTGCCACAAATGCGGCTTTACCGCCCACTCGCTATATTGGCATTGTCCATCGTGCCGCGCCTGGGCGTCGGTGAAACCGATCCGCGGTCTGGATGGTCAATAA
- the yciH gene encoding stress response translation initiation inhibitor YciH encodes MNDNNSRLVYSTDGGRIKEAEPQPQRAKGDGVVRIQRQTSGRKGKGVCLISGVDLDDGGLEKLAAELKKKCGCGGSLKDGVIEIQGDKRDLLKQLLEAKGMKVKLAGG; translated from the coding sequence ATGAATGATAACAATAGCCGACTGGTATACTCCACCGACGGCGGACGCATCAAGGAAGCGGAACCGCAGCCGCAGCGCGCCAAAGGTGACGGTGTGGTACGCATCCAGCGTCAAACCAGCGGCCGTAAGGGCAAGGGCGTTTGTCTGATTTCCGGCGTCGATCTGGATGACGGCGGATTGGAAAAATTGGCGGCGGAGCTGAAGAAAAAGTGTGGTTGCGGCGGTTCGCTTAAAGACGGTGTGATCGAAATCCAGGGTGATAAACGCGATCTGCTCAAACAGCTGCTTGAAGCCAAGGGCATGAAAGTCAAACTGGCAGGCGGTTAA
- a CDS encoding FGGY family carbohydrate kinase, protein MASRDCIIALDEGTSNAKAVVVNAQGQAIAKASRALQLQTPQAGWVEQRGEDLLAASLAVLREAMAAVGDQRIAAIAISNQRETVIGWLRASGQPIGPALSWQCSRTAAFCQQLRRDRQEQPIRQITGLPLAPLFSASKMRWLLDNTPDGQQLAANGELCLGTIDAWLLWQLTGGQSFCCDQSNAARTQLLNLASGDWDDEMLALFGIPRTALPQVCPSSHRFGITQGIDGIADGIPICAMIGDSHAALYGHALGQTGRVKATYGTGSSVMAPVEDVVQGMTALATTIAWHDGKRLQYALEGNIPHTGDALAWMLSITGDVEAQLLNQLPDSVADTDGVYFVPALTGTGAPWWDDRARGVICGLSRSSQRAHLIRAALESVAYQIADVIAVLRSQPGFNLRQLMADGGPSRNDWLMQFQADLLGCPVVRSNTAELSALGAALLAMRQLWGWDRQRLQAMLPQHDEFTPDMQRHRQLQHSYLGWQQAVLRTLWQPETALSSGEQAR, encoded by the coding sequence ATGGCTAGCAGGGATTGCATTATCGCGCTGGATGAAGGTACCAGCAATGCCAAAGCGGTGGTGGTGAATGCACAGGGTCAGGCGATTGCCAAGGCCAGCCGCGCGCTGCAGTTGCAGACGCCACAGGCCGGATGGGTAGAACAGCGTGGCGAGGATCTGTTGGCGGCGTCGCTGGCGGTATTACGCGAAGCGATGGCGGCGGTAGGCGATCAGCGTATCGCCGCCATCGCCATCAGCAACCAGCGGGAAACCGTAATTGGCTGGTTGCGCGCCAGCGGCCAGCCGATTGGACCGGCGCTGAGCTGGCAATGCTCACGTACGGCAGCGTTTTGCCAACAGCTGCGGCGCGATCGGCAGGAACAGCCGATCCGCCAGATCACCGGCTTGCCGCTGGCGCCGCTGTTTTCCGCGAGCAAAATGCGCTGGCTGCTGGATAACACGCCTGATGGGCAGCAACTGGCTGCCAATGGCGAACTCTGTCTGGGTACCATCGATGCCTGGTTGCTATGGCAACTCACCGGTGGCCAGTCCTTCTGCTGCGATCAATCCAACGCGGCGCGAACGCAATTGCTGAATCTGGCGAGCGGCGACTGGGATGACGAAATGCTGGCGTTATTCGGCATCCCGCGCACGGCACTGCCACAGGTTTGTCCGTCGAGCCACCGGTTTGGGATTACTCAAGGCATTGACGGCATCGCCGACGGCATTCCGATCTGCGCGATGATTGGCGATTCCCATGCGGCATTGTATGGCCATGCGCTGGGGCAGACCGGGCGGGTCAAGGCCACCTACGGTACCGGATCGTCGGTAATGGCCCCCGTTGAAGATGTCGTTCAGGGGATGACCGCGCTGGCAACCACCATCGCCTGGCATGACGGCAAGCGTTTGCAGTATGCGCTGGAAGGCAACATTCCCCATACCGGCGATGCGCTGGCGTGGATGCTGTCGATTACCGGCGATGTTGAAGCACAGTTGCTGAACCAGTTGCCGGACAGCGTAGCGGATACCGACGGCGTTTATTTTGTGCCGGCGCTCACCGGAACCGGCGCCCCATGGTGGGATGACCGGGCGCGTGGCGTGATTTGCGGACTGAGTCGCAGCAGTCAACGGGCGCATCTGATTCGCGCCGCGCTGGAGTCGGTGGCCTACCAGATAGCCGATGTGATCGCGGTACTGCGCAGTCAGCCGGGCTTTAACCTGCGGCAGTTGATGGCCGACGGCGGGCCTAGCCGCAACGACTGGCTGATGCAGTTTCAAGCCGATCTGCTCGGTTGCCCGGTGGTGCGCAGCAACACGGCGGAACTGTCCGCATTGGGGGCGGCGCTGTTGGCGATGCGACAGTTATGGGGCTGGGATCGACAGCGATTGCAGGCCATGTTGCCGCAACACGATGAATTCACCCCGGATATGCAGCGCCATCGGCAATTGCAACACAGCTATCTGGGGTGGCAGCAGGCGGTGCTGCGCACGTTATGGCAGCCCGAAACGGCGTTATCTTCTGGAGAACAAGCGAGATGA
- a CDS encoding DNA-binding transcriptional regulator YciT, translated as MNSRQQTILQLVNDRRRISVGELARAAGVSEVTIRQDLTLLEKRSYLKRVHGSALALESDDVDARMMSNFILKQKLAQYAATQINDGETVFIESGSANALLARYLAERKHVTLITVSHYIANLLKETECEVIVLGGIYQKKSETVVGPLTRMCIQQVHFNKAFIGIDGYHAETGFTGRDMMRADVVNAVLEKGVENIILTDSSKFGQIQANPLRPLAKIGRVITDSRLSLDYQHQLKRSGIAFDLVNE; from the coding sequence ATGAATTCAAGACAACAAACCATTTTACAGTTGGTCAACGATCGTCGGCGGATTAGCGTCGGCGAGTTGGCTCGCGCGGCTGGCGTCTCCGAGGTCACCATCCGCCAGGATCTGACCCTGCTGGAAAAGCGCAGCTATCTTAAACGCGTACACGGTTCGGCACTGGCGCTCGAAAGCGACGACGTCGATGCGCGCATGATGTCCAACTTCATCCTCAAGCAAAAGCTGGCGCAATATGCCGCCACGCAGATCAATGACGGCGAGACGGTTTTTATCGAAAGCGGCAGCGCCAACGCCCTGCTGGCACGCTATCTGGCCGAGCGCAAGCACGTCACGCTGATCACCGTCAGCCATTACATTGCCAATCTGCTCAAGGAGACCGAGTGCGAGGTGATCGTACTCGGCGGTATCTACCAGAAAAAAAGCGAAACCGTGGTTGGTCCGCTAACCCGCATGTGTATTCAGCAGGTACATTTCAACAAGGCGTTTATTGGCATTGACGGCTACCATGCAGAAACCGGCTTCACCGGTCGCGATATGATGCGTGCTGACGTGGTAAATGCAGTGCTGGAGAAAGGGGTGGAAAACATCATCCTGACCGATTCGTCCAAATTTGGGCAGATTCAAGCCAATCCTTTAAGGCCGTTGGCCAAAATCGGACGCGTGATCACCGACTCACGCCTGTCGCTGGATTATCAGCATCAGTTAAAGCGCAGCGGTATTGCCTTCGATCTGGTCAACGAATAA
- a CDS encoding LapA family protein codes for MKYLLIFLLVLVIFVISVTLGAHNDQVVTFNYLVAQGDYRVSTLLAALFGTGFVLGWIICGLFYLRTRIALGRAERKIKRLELQLESPADPAAQPVVSKE; via the coding sequence GTGAAATATTTGCTTATTTTTTTGCTAGTTCTGGTGATCTTCGTGATTTCCGTCACATTGGGTGCGCATAACGACCAGGTCGTGACGTTTAACTATTTGGTTGCGCAGGGCGATTATCGCGTCTCTACGCTGCTGGCTGCGTTGTTCGGTACCGGGTTTGTGCTCGGCTGGATTATTTGCGGCCTGTTTTATCTGCGTACGCGCATTGCGCTGGGCCGCGCCGAACGCAAGATCAAAAGGCTGGAACTGCAGCTTGAATCGCCTGCTGACCCAGCGGCTCAGCCCGTTGTCAGCAAGGAATAA
- the osmB gene encoding osmotically-inducible lipoprotein OsmB, with translation MMIITKRFATAALAITLAFSLSACSNMSKRDRNTAIGAGAGAVGGAVLTDGSALGTLGGAAVGGIIGHQVGK, from the coding sequence ATGATGATTATCACTAAACGTTTTGCCACAGCCGCTCTGGCTATTACCCTGGCGTTTTCATTGAGCGCCTGTTCCAACATGTCCAAACGCGACCGTAACACCGCAATCGGTGCCGGTGCCGGTGCAGTCGGCGGTGCAGTGCTGACCGATGGTAGCGCATTGGGGACGTTGGGGGGTGCCGCAGTCGGTGGGATCATCGGTCATCAGGTCGGCAAATAA
- the bhsA gene encoding multiple stress resistance protein BhsA — MKNIKYFAAAAVIAMTSFASVAAEPVDMTQAENLTAAGVVSAGHASTLSGLEAKLAAKAQAQGASGYRITSTTGNNLMHGTAVIYK; from the coding sequence ATGAAAAACATCAAATATTTTGCAGCAGCTGCCGTTATCGCCATGACTTCGTTTGCTTCCGTTGCCGCCGAGCCGGTTGATATGACTCAGGCAGAAAACCTGACCGCCGCAGGCGTCGTCTCTGCTGGCCACGCGTCGACCCTCAGCGGTCTGGAGGCCAAGCTGGCCGCCAAGGCGCAAGCCCAGGGAGCCAGCGGCTACCGCATTACCTCAACCACCGGTAACAACCTGATGCACGGTACCGCAGTTATCTATAAATAA